Proteins found in one Exiguobacterium sp. 9-2 genomic segment:
- a CDS encoding S41 family peptidase produces MKKSTTAVIAVSTFGLGLGAGAVGMLAAGGTDSVATQSSSSNATGDWKKIDQVRQMIEQNYLKDVTDKELLDGALSGMTEVLNDPYSVYMDESETTSFNTNLSSSFEGIGATLEQKGESIVIVSPIKGSPAEKAGIKPGDVILEIDGKSTKGQKTDQAVKKIRGEKGTNVVLTIQRSGQDAMEITIKRDTIPIETVYTSTENVNGKKIGVLQVTQFSEPTAEEFEKGLTKLESQNIDGLVIDVRGNPGGLLTAVSKMIAPFIPKDVPIYQVENNKGERQQEFGKADEKKPYNIVVLEDGGSASASEILAAGLKEGAGAEVVGTKSFGKGIVQSAYDLKDGSDLKLTTNKWLTPDGNWIHKKGVKPTVEVKQPAYFNVTKILTDQKSLAVGDYGKSVENAHLVLEAIGYEPKGQDGYFGDTMKQAVEALQKDAKLDVTGKIDQQTAGEMETRLLKKLQDDKNDVQRKKALEVAAQ; encoded by the coding sequence GTGAAAAAATCTACAACAGCAGTGATTGCGGTCAGTACCTTCGGGCTTGGTTTAGGGGCAGGTGCCGTCGGTATGTTAGCGGCTGGCGGAACAGATTCCGTTGCAACGCAGTCATCATCTTCGAATGCGACAGGTGATTGGAAAAAAATCGACCAGGTCCGGCAGATGATCGAACAAAATTATCTAAAAGACGTGACAGATAAAGAGTTACTCGATGGTGCGTTATCTGGCATGACAGAAGTGCTTAACGATCCATATTCCGTTTATATGGATGAGTCGGAAACGACCTCGTTCAACACAAATCTGTCGTCTTCGTTTGAAGGGATCGGTGCGACGCTTGAACAAAAAGGTGAGTCGATCGTCATCGTCTCGCCGATCAAAGGATCACCTGCTGAAAAAGCTGGTATCAAACCAGGCGACGTCATCCTAGAAATCGATGGTAAGTCGACAAAAGGTCAAAAGACGGATCAAGCCGTTAAAAAAATTCGTGGTGAAAAAGGAACGAATGTCGTCCTGACGATTCAGCGTAGCGGACAAGACGCGATGGAGATCACGATTAAACGCGATACGATTCCAATCGAGACGGTCTATACGTCAACGGAGAATGTCAACGGCAAGAAGATCGGTGTCTTACAAGTAACACAGTTCTCGGAACCGACAGCAGAAGAGTTCGAGAAGGGGTTGACGAAACTCGAGAGTCAGAACATTGATGGACTCGTCATCGATGTACGCGGAAATCCGGGTGGTCTTTTGACGGCTGTCTCGAAAATGATCGCTCCGTTCATTCCGAAAGACGTGCCGATTTATCAAGTCGAGAACAATAAAGGCGAGCGCCAGCAGGAATTCGGGAAGGCAGACGAGAAGAAACCATATAACATCGTCGTCTTAGAAGACGGCGGATCGGCCTCAGCGTCCGAGATCCTTGCAGCCGGTCTGAAGGAAGGAGCTGGCGCCGAAGTCGTCGGTACGAAGTCGTTCGGGAAAGGGATCGTCCAAAGTGCGTATGATTTGAAGGACGGTAGCGACCTGAAGTTAACGACGAACAAATGGCTGACACCAGACGGAAACTGGATCCACAAAAAAGGGGTCAAGCCGACGGTCGAAGTCAAACAACCGGCGTACTTCAACGTCACGAAAATTTTGACTGATCAAAAGTCACTCGCTGTCGGCGATTACGGAAAATCAGTCGAGAATGCCCACCTCGTCCTCGAAGCGATCGGTTATGAGCCAAAAGGACAGGACGGCTATTTCGGTGACACGATGAAACAAGCTGTCGAGGCTTTGCAAAAGGATGCGAAACTTGACGTCACTGGAAAAATCGATCAGCAGACAGCGGGTGAGATGGAGACGCGTCTCCTGAAGAAACTCCAGGACGATAAGAATGACGTCCAGCGGAAAAAAGCACTCGAGGTCGCTGCTCAATAA